From a single Bacillus gobiensis genomic region:
- the serS gene encoding serine--tRNA ligase gives MLDMKDLRANFNEIKEKLSHRGEDLTDFDKFGELDEKRRSLIVKVEELKGKRNEASQQIAVLKREKKDADAIIQEMRQIGDEIKTLDEELRTVETTLETILLSIPNIPHESVPIGETEDENVEARKWGEVKEFSYEPKPHWDIAGELGIVDFERAGKVTGSRFVFYKGLGARLERALWNFMLDLHVDEYGYTEVLPPYMVNRTSMTGTGQLPKFEEDAFKIREEDYFLIPTAEVPVTNMHRDEIMDGDALPLNYAAFSACFRSEAGSAGRDTRGLIRQHQFNKVELVKFVKPEDSYEELEKLTNQAEKVLQLLGLPYRVMSMCTADLGFTAAKKYDIEVWIPSQNTYREISSCSNFEAFQARRANIRFRREAKGKPEHVHTLNGSGLAIGRTVAAILENYQQEDGSVIIPEVLRPYFGNREKIEA, from the coding sequence ATGTTGGATATGAAAGATTTACGGGCAAATTTTAACGAAATCAAAGAAAAGCTTTCTCATCGCGGCGAAGATCTCACCGACTTTGATAAATTCGGCGAGCTGGATGAAAAACGAAGAAGCTTGATTGTAAAGGTAGAAGAGCTGAAAGGAAAACGAAATGAAGCGTCTCAGCAAATCGCGGTTTTGAAAAGGGAGAAAAAGGACGCAGACGCCATCATTCAAGAAATGCGTCAAATCGGTGATGAGATCAAGACTCTTGACGAGGAACTAAGAACGGTGGAGACCACGCTGGAAACGATCCTGCTGTCTATTCCGAATATCCCTCATGAATCTGTTCCTATAGGAGAGACAGAGGATGAAAATGTCGAAGCCCGCAAGTGGGGAGAAGTAAAAGAATTTTCTTATGAGCCGAAACCTCATTGGGATATCGCTGGCGAGCTCGGGATTGTTGATTTCGAACGTGCCGGAAAAGTAACGGGCAGCCGCTTTGTTTTTTATAAAGGGCTCGGCGCTCGCTTAGAAAGGGCATTATGGAACTTTATGCTCGATTTGCATGTCGATGAATACGGCTATACTGAGGTTCTGCCGCCGTATATGGTTAACCGCACGAGTATGACGGGAACCGGGCAGCTTCCTAAATTTGAAGAAGATGCATTCAAAATCAGGGAAGAAGATTATTTCTTAATCCCGACAGCAGAAGTGCCAGTTACAAATATGCATCGAGATGAAATTATGGATGGTGATGCTTTACCGCTCAATTACGCCGCATTCAGCGCCTGCTTCCGCTCTGAAGCCGGTTCTGCAGGCCGTGATACACGCGGTCTGATCAGGCAGCATCAGTTCAATAAAGTCGAGCTCGTCAAATTTGTGAAACCGGAAGATTCTTACGAAGAGCTCGAAAAATTAACGAACCAAGCGGAAAAGGTCCTTCAGCTGTTAGGACTTCCGTATCGCGTGATGAGCATGTGTACAGCTGACCTCGGCTTTACGGCAGCAAAAAAATACGACATCGAGGTTTGGATCCCAAGCCAAAACACATATCGTGAAATTTCTTCATGCAGTAACTTCGAGGCCTTCCAAGCACGCCGGGCGAACATCCGCTTCAGACGCGAAGCGAAAGGCAAGCCGGAGCATGTGCACACGTTAAACGGATCTGGCCTAGCGATCGGAAGAACAGTTGCCGCGATTCTTGAGAATTACCAGCAGGAGGATGGTAGTGTCATCATTCCAGAAGTGCTTCGTCCTTATTTCGGGAATCGGGAGAAGATTGAAGCGTAA
- a CDS encoding uberolysin/carnocyclin family circular bacteriocin, whose protein sequence is MSLSVQRKALNYGLLLTVGFILLGAYALLLGFLPEMNLVKEFDLSYVAAAQVFAWLDVISWGVSLVALIGALGTGGASLIAAAGTMGVKKYLKDMVEEKGKQAAISY, encoded by the coding sequence ATGTCGTTATCAGTACAAAGAAAAGCACTTAACTATGGACTCTTATTAACAGTAGGTTTCATATTGCTAGGAGCCTATGCCCTATTACTTGGTTTTCTCCCAGAAATGAACCTCGTAAAAGAATTTGATCTTTCTTATGTAGCAGCAGCTCAAGTTTTCGCCTGGCTAGACGTAATTTCATGGGGTGTTTCACTCGTTGCTCTTATTGGAGCACTTGGTACAGGAGGGGCTTCCCTAATTGCAGCAGCTGGAACTATGGGAGTAAAAAAATATTTAAAAGATATGGTAGAGGAAAAAGGTAAACAAGCAGCAATTTCTTACTAA
- a CDS encoding uberolysin/carnocyclin family circular bacteriocin produces MSLPVQRKALNYGFLLAVGLILLGAYALLLGFLPEMNIVKEFKLSYVAASQIFVWLDVISWGVSLLALIAALGTGGSSLIAAAGSMGVKKYLKDMAEEKGKDAAIAY; encoded by the coding sequence ATGTCGTTACCAGTACAAAGAAAAGCACTTAACTATGGATTCTTATTAGCAGTAGGTTTAATTTTACTAGGAGCCTATGCGTTATTACTTGGTTTTCTCCCAGAAATGAACATTGTAAAAGAATTTAAACTTTCTTATGTAGCAGCATCTCAAATTTTTGTCTGGCTGGACGTAATTTCATGGGGTGTTTCATTGCTGGCGTTGATTGCCGCTCTTGGAACTGGCGGAAGCTCTCTAATCGCAGCAGCCGGATCTATGGGAGTTAAAAAGTATTTAAAAGATATGGCAGAGGAAAAAGGTAAAGATGCGGCAATAGCTTACTAA
- a CDS encoding stage II sporulation protein M — protein sequence MIQKERYFPWSKLIVILLVIFLAGSIYGVISLNFEVSNYTHMNLSSSAIFNNNILVIISLLVIGTLTSGFYTIFVLFVNGMIVGKTLFSVYLTSGFLPILTGFLPHAIPELLSIFISSSISVIPFYLFAINKKELHLSKIYKEIFVMLILSFALCGLGALVEGIVSTH from the coding sequence ATGATTCAGAAAGAGCGATATTTCCCTTGGAGTAAACTTATCGTTATACTTCTTGTGATATTTTTAGCCGGATCGATCTACGGTGTTATCTCTTTAAATTTTGAAGTTTCAAATTATACTCATATGAATTTAAGTTCCTCTGCTATTTTCAACAACAATATACTGGTAATCATCAGTCTGTTAGTTATAGGTACTTTGACGAGCGGATTTTATACCATTTTTGTATTGTTTGTGAACGGGATGATAGTAGGAAAAACTTTGTTTTCAGTATATTTGACTTCTGGTTTTTTACCGATATTAACTGGATTTTTGCCTCATGCAATACCAGAATTATTATCCATATTTATCAGCAGCTCTATTTCAGTTATTCCTTTTTATCTATTTGCAATAAATAAAAAAGAACTGCATTTGTCAAAAATATATAAAGAGATTTTCGTTATGTTAATTCTATCATTTGCTTTATGTGGACTTGGTGCATTGGTGGAAGGGATAGTGAGTACACATTAA
- a CDS encoding ATP-binding cassette domain-containing protein, translating to MEVGIELTDIIIGGKKIINKTSFKITGENSYCITGVNGAGKTTLLKHIATSPEVKITLNNQHVKPLDFQKTISFIPNDPPLFEVLTGYENIEYIMALWKIKEKDYYLKRVHDYCNLLGLTKENLTQQIHTYSLGMRYKLFFIAMISRDIQLLLLDEPFTALDKNSQNEIYKILKEFTSKGNILIFVSHIEEFKQKLSNYVFEIKDKQLII from the coding sequence TTGGAAGTTGGCATTGAGCTGACAGATATAATAATTGGAGGGAAAAAAATCATCAATAAGACCTCTTTTAAAATTACAGGTGAAAATTCTTACTGTATCACTGGAGTAAATGGAGCGGGTAAAACAACGCTTTTAAAGCATATAGCAACAAGTCCAGAGGTTAAAATCACATTAAACAATCAACATGTTAAACCTTTGGATTTTCAAAAAACGATTTCCTTCATACCAAACGATCCTCCTTTATTTGAAGTACTAACAGGATATGAAAATATAGAGTATATAATGGCTCTTTGGAAAATTAAAGAAAAAGATTACTATTTAAAAAGAGTTCATGATTATTGTAACTTGTTAGGTTTGACAAAAGAGAACTTAACGCAACAAATTCATACGTATTCATTAGGCATGAGATATAAACTATTCTTTATTGCTATGATAAGCAGAGACATTCAACTATTATTATTAGACGAACCTTTTACCGCGTTAGATAAAAATTCCCAAAATGAAATATATAAAATATTGAAGGAATTCACCAGTAAAGGTAATATCTTAATCTTTGTTAGCCATATCGAAGAATTTAAACAGAAACTAAGTAACTATGTGTTTGAAATTAAGGATAAACAACTAATTATATAA
- a CDS encoding tubby C-terminal domain-like protein: protein MKLYQYKWRPAYFTNPAEILDENSNCIGTIKKHYSNVFIRLLDVILEGKYFVQYQIHQQNDLIFETKAILNPFKKRQYKINYYGNDKHIEFLLIDKKMFDIVEVTSFDFDGETFHLKKAPFEWGQLTVNDELIAEWHIPLKPPFTCKFKLYNSSYENMVLFLIGIFHTYLTFK, encoded by the coding sequence ATGAAGCTTTATCAATATAAATGGCGCCCTGCTTATTTTACAAATCCTGCTGAAATACTTGATGAAAACAGCAATTGTATAGGAACAATAAAGAAACATTACTCGAATGTATTTATAAGATTGTTAGATGTCATTTTGGAAGGGAAATACTTTGTACAATATCAAATCCACCAGCAAAATGATCTGATTTTTGAAACCAAAGCAATCCTCAATCCATTTAAAAAAAGGCAATACAAAATTAATTATTATGGAAATGACAAACATATTGAATTTCTGTTAATTGATAAAAAAATGTTCGATATCGTCGAAGTGACATCTTTTGATTTCGATGGAGAAACGTTTCATTTAAAAAAAGCACCTTTCGAATGGGGGCAGCTCACCGTTAATGATGAATTAATTGCTGAGTGGCATATTCCATTAAAACCTCCTTTTACGTGCAAATTTAAATTATATAATTCTAGCTATGAAAATATGGTTCTTTTTCTAATCGGAATTTTTCATACATACCTGACTTTCAAATAA